The Dyadobacter sandarakinus DNA window GCAACCCAGCAGATTTTTGTGAAGCGCTTTGAATAGTAATTACTAAACGAACCTATGCCTATTAAAAATCAACATCAGCATAAATCTTGCTGACAGGCAGTTCTGCTTTGAAATATGGCAGAAGAATTACCTGATCTATCTGATCATAGAATTCAACATACCAGCGATTTCCTTCACGGATGTAAGCCTCAACCAGACATGTCTCCTGCTCAACAATAAGGTAGTATTGCAAAGACTGTATCGTGCGATATTCATTCAACTTAGTCGTCTTGTCCATTTTAGCAGAGCTTTCCGAGACAACCTCCACAATAAGAAGTGGTTCAGTAGCAAACTTGTGCTGGTTCCCCGATTTTTTAGCGATAAAGAAGTCGGGTATCCGAAAGACCTTTTCTTCCTCGACTCTTAGTTTGACAGCATTTTGCATAAATAGGTATGACCCGTTTTGCAAAAGACCGCGCATGTAGAAATGGATGTTTCCAGCTATTTGATTAGCAGTAATAGTTTCTCCTGACATCTCGAAAATTTCTCCGTTTACGAATTCAAATTGCCCTTCGTGGGTCTCACAGTAGGTGAAATATTCTTCGGGAGTGTACAGGACTTTGTCGATTACCGCTTCCATATCAAATTGTGTTTTATCAAAAATAACGATTTTACACTAAGAAATCTGCCCAGTTATCCTGCGGCAGCCAGCAATTATTCTGCAAAGCAGCATACCCGGTGTATTCCAAAGCCTGTCAGGGAAAGCTATCAGGATCGCGTCTCATGTGTATTCACGAGATTCCAGCATTTTCCTATGATTCATACCATGCGTTGGTTTGGGCCCCACGATCCGGTATCCCTGATGGACATCCGCCAGGCGGGTTGTACCGGCGTGGTGAGTGCGCTGCATCAGATTCCCGTGGGAGATATTTGGTCTGTGGCAGCGATCCGCGAGCGGATTGCATGCATTGAGGCTGGAAACGACCGGTATACGCCCCTGCATTGGCTAGTCGTAGAGAGTCTGCCTGTTCATGAAGCTATCAAAAAAGGCCTGCCTGCCAGGGATTCATACATCCAAAACTACAAACAGTCTCTCCGGAACCTGGCTGCATGCGGCATAAAAACGGTATGCTACAACTTCATGCCCGTGCTCGACTGGTCGCGTACGGCATTGGATTACACCCTGCCGGAAGGACATAAAACCCTCCGGTTTGTGTGGGAAGACTTTGCGATTTTCGACCTGTACATTCTCCGTCGTCCGGATGCCGCCGGGGATTACGACACTGCTACGCAACAAGCTGCTTTGCTGAAACTGAACAGCATGACGAGAGAAGAAACCGAAACCCTTACCAATACAATCCTGCTTGGACTCCCCGGCTCCGAAGAAGCGTTTGAACTGGCCGGATTCCAGGCATTGCTTGATGAATACAGGCACATCGGCGAGGCAGGTTTAAGGGAAAATCTGTATTATTTCATTCACGAAATAGTGCCCCTGGCCCAGGAACTTGGCATGAACCTGTGCATTCATCCCGACGATCCGCCCCGGCCGCTTCTGGGTCTTCCGCGGGTTGTGAGTACTGAAAGCGACCTTATGCAGCTGCTGAAAGCCTGTGATCTTCCGGCCAATGGAATTACTTTCTGCACGGGCTCACTGGGTGTAAGGCCGGATAATGACCTGCCGGGCATGGCAGTGCGCCTCGGCAGCCGCATTCACTTTGCACATTTGCGCGCTACAAAAAGGGAAGCCGACCCGCGTAACTTCCACGAAGCGCCGCATTTGCATGGTGACGCCGACATGTACCGGGTCGTCAAAGCTCTGGTACAGGAGGAACAAAAAAGGCAGCTTTCCGGAGTAGCAACGTCCATACCCATGCGTCCTGACCATGGCTTTCAAATGCTCGACGATTTACATAAAAAAACATATCCCGGCTACTCGGCCATCGGCCGGCTCAAAGGGCTTGCCGAACTGCGCGGCCTTGAACTGGCAATCACCCGCGAATGCTCATCCGCTCAAATGATCTGATCCCATGCTTATGGAAACAAATTCCACCACTCACATCCGCCCGGCTGCCGGTACTACCCTGCAATTTCCGCATGTTTTTTCATTGGAAGGCAAACTGGCCGTTGTTACTGGCGGGGGGAGCGGAATTGGCTTTTACATTGCCCAGTCGCTTGCTCAGGCCGGTGCGCGGGTAGTGCTTACGGGCCGGCGCGAAAGCGTATTGCAGGAAGCAGCAACCGCTCTGGGCAATCATGCGCAGTATTTTGTCAATGATATTACGGACCTGAAATCGCTGCCGCAACTTGTGGAGGATATTGAAAATACGGCGGGAGAAATTGATATACTGATCAACAATGCGGGTGTGAATATGAAAAAACACGCACTGGAAGTGACCGACGAGGATTTTGACCGTATCATACAAACCAACCTGCATGCTGTATTCACGATGACACGTGAATGCGGGAAAAAGATGATTGCACGCGGGCGCGGCTCCATTGTCATGATCACCTCTATGGCTGCATTGTACGGAATCGACAGGGTAGTTGCATACACCGCGTCCAAGTCGGCCGTGGGCGGGATAGTCAAAGCGCTGACTACCGAATTTGCTCCCTACAATGTCCGCGTGAATGCCGTGGCACCTGGTTTCATTGAAACGCCCATGATGCTTACGGCCATGAACGGCGACCCGTCGCGCCGCGACAAGGCAATGGACCGCACACCAATGGGCACCTGGGGCAAGCCGGAAGATGTGGGTTGGGCAACCGCTTTTTTATGCTCGGATGCAGCCCGGTTTATTACCGGCACCACCTTGCCCGTGGACGGTGGAAATTCAATCGGGTTTTAAGGTAGATCACTTTCCCGCCAACGCTTTTTAGCAAACTGACCAAGTATCCACAAGTTTTAGTTGATTCCAAAATGAAAATTAGTATCCCCTATAAGCTGCTGGTTCTTCTTGCCTTAGCATTTTCCCTGACCTGCGCACCTTCCTCTTTTGGACAAAAAATCAAATGGAACAAGGTGCGGGTGCTGGTTTATACTAAAAATGGAAAAGGCTATGTGCATGACAATATCGCAAGCTCGGTGAAAGCGATACAGGAACTTGGCCAGCAAAATGGCTTTGCCGTGGATAGTACCAGCAACCCCGCAAAGTTTACCGACGAAAATCTCAAGCAATACGATGCGCTGATCTTTTCCAATACCAATAATGACGTTTTCGACACCGATGACCAGCGCGTGGCATTGATGCGCTACATACAGGCAGGCGGCAATTTCGTGGGGCTGCACTCGGCCTCAGGTACCGAACGCAAATGGCGGTGGTTCAAGAATATGCTGGGCGGGACGTTCTTCTGGCATGAACCCGGGCAGGCGTTTTCAGTACAGGTACTCGATCCTAAAAATCCCTCGCTGGCACATTTGCCCGCTACCTGGAAGCGCGAGAAAGACGAGTTTTATTTTGTAAAAGAAATGGCCGTAAACCTGACCGTACTGGCCGTAAATGACCATAAAACCATTCAAAAGCCTGAGGGTAAGGCGCTGGATACTTTTGGGACGGTGTTTCCCTCGGTGTGGTGGCATACGTATGATGGCGGGCGGGCATTTTACAGTTCGCTGGGCCATCAGAAAGAAGACTATGAGCGTGAGGATCTCAGAAAGCACATTCTGGGTGCAATTGAATGGGCAATCGGCCCGCAAAAATCCCGCAATTACAGCAAGGCATATGCAAAAACACCCAATGATCCTGTTCGCACAAACTGATCCTGAACATTCACTTTAACCTTTACACACCATGAAATCCACTGACGAAGTAAACCAGCCAAGCCGCCGGTCATTCCTGAAAACCACTGCGGGCGGTACCGCGGGCATTATTGCTGCCTCCATGTTCCCGGCCATTGTACCGGCGAGTGTTTTTGGTAAAAATGCGCCCAGTAATAAAATCCAGATCGGTCAGATCGGCATCGGCCGCATTGCTACCGGTCACGATTTACCGGAGGTCATGAAAAATGATATGGCGCATGTGATGGCCGTAGCTGATCTCGATAAAAACAGGCTTGTGCAAGGGAAAGCCTGGATTGAGAAAAAGTACGCGGATAAGACCGGGAAAGCGGATTATGTGAATGTTAAAACTTACGACAACTATAAAGAACTGCTTGCCAATAAGGAGATCGATGCCGTGATCATCAGCACGCCCGACCATTGGCACGCACAGCCTGCGATGGAAGCCGCAGTGGCTGGCAAGCACATTTACATGCAAAAACCCACTTCGCTCACGATTAAGGAAGGCCGGATGATGGCCGATATGATCAAAAAGAAGAAAGTGGTGTTTCAGCTGGGAAGCCAGCAGCGGTCCATGAATCCCTGGCCACAGTTCAAACGCACCTGCGAGCTGGTCCGGAACGGCAGAATCGGGAAACTGACCAAGGTATACGTGGGTCTGCCAGGCGATCCTGCGGGTGGAAATACCGCCAAAATGCCTGTTCCCGAGAACCTCAACTATGATATGTGGCTCGGCTCGACGCCGGAAGTTTATTACACGCTCGATCGCGTACACTCCCAAACCGACATTAACGACCGTCCGGGCTGGCTGCGGCTGGAACAGTTTGGCGCAGGAATGATCACCGGCTGGGGATCGCACCACATTGATATTGCACACTGGGGCATGGACACGGAGCTCACAGGCCCGCTTGAAATTACGGGCAAGGCCGGCTTTCCGGCACCCGGCTCCGGCTTATGGGATGTTCACGGCGATTTTCTTGTGCATGCTACTTATGCGAATGGAGTGGTGATGGAAATAGGCGGCACCAATCCCAATGGGATCAAGTTTGAAGGTACCGACGGCTGGATATTTGTATCCCGGGGCAATGTGGGAGTGACAGCCTCTGATCCTGTGGCAGCCCAGAGCAGTTCGAAAAACGAAGCTTTCTATGCCAGTGACCCAAAAATCCTGGGGTCGGTGATCCAGCCTAACGAAGTACATTTATACGAAAGTCCCGAGCAGCACCAGAACTGGCTCGAATGCATCCGGAATGGCAAGCAGACGATCAGCCATGCCGAAATTGCCCAACGTTCCTGCACGGCCTGCCTTATTGCGCATACTGCAATGAAGCTTGGCAAAACCTTGAAGTGGAACCCTGAAAAAGAAGAATACATCGGCGACGCGGAAGCAAATGCAACCCTCTCGCGGGTACAGCGGGCACCTTATGGGACGAATTATGTGAAGGGGTGAATAGGGGGGATGGATGAAGGGAGGAAGGATAAAGGGAGGATGGATGAAGGGAGGATGGATGAAGGAAGGATGAATAGAGGGAGGAAGGAGGAAGGGATGAGGGAGGAATAAAACAGGAAAGAGCTTTCGGGGTGGAAGCTCTTTTCTGTTTTTAATAATTACCCTTGTATTCGCGGGGGGTGTGGCCAATGTATTTTTTGAAGTTCCGGTTGAAGTTGGAGAGCGAGTCGAAGCCGCTGTCGTAGGCAATCTGCGCGATCGTCCACTTATCTTCCAGCAGCAGCTTGCAGGCATGCCCAATGCGGATTTCATTTACAAAATCAATGAAGGTCTTGTTGGCGCGTGCCTTGAAGTACCGGCAGAAAGCCGCCTCCGTCATGCCGGCCAGCGATGCAACATCCCCAAGCCTGATCTCCTGAAAAAAATGCTGCAACACATAATTATGGACTTTCTGCATGCGCTCCGTCTCGGACACCTTGTACGTATTGACGTACCCGTAACTCGAAATAGGCTGCCCACTACTGTTGTCGTGTGCGAGCAGATCCAGCAGGGAAAGTAGGCGGATAATGTTTTTAAGTCCGTCTGACCGGGTAAATGCGAGCAGTTGCTGACGGATGTGCTCCCGAAGCTCCCCGCGGTACTCAATGCCTCTTTTTGCCTCTCCCAGGAGCTGCCGCAAGCTCAGCGTTTCAGGCTTATCCAGAAAATCCTTTCCCAGGAAATCTTCCTGGAAGTACACCACAATACCATGCGTCCCCAGGGCCGATCCCGCCTCGAAATAAGCCGGATCGCTCCGCCAGAGATGCGGCACGTCGGGTCCGAGGAATACCGTATCACCCGGCCCGAAAGTCTGGATAGAATCACCGATGAGGCGCTTGCCGGTACCTTCCATTACGGTGAACAGCTGGTAGTGCGGGTGAAAGTGCCAGTTAGGGTCAAAGTGCGGCTCGCGGAGTTCCTGTACCGTCACGGTATGTACCTGGCTTTCTATATTCTTATGAATGGGCGCCTTCATAGGTATACCCTATTTTACCTGAAAATTTAAGATCGTACGCAATATTACATCAAAATACAGTTAATTCCCATCAACAGTACCTGTACTTCGGGCTGTCGCACGCCGCTACTCCATCTGCGGCACTCTGAAAAACGTATAGATTAAACAGTACTGCGGATTTTGTAAAAAGAAAGCAGGCTGATGTGTATGATGCTGCCGCAGGCTGGTATGATCTTTTTACAATATACTGCCCGCTCCGGTTCGTTAACCCGTACCTGAGTAAAATTCCATGCTCTAACCTCTATTTTGAACATTTTGAAAGAATATGAAAAGACTTGTGCTACCGTCGATCTTCTTAGCTGCCTCAGCAGGCATGTTCAGTTGTGGAAAAACAACTACGATCAACAGCAACATGGAGCTTACCGGAAAGTGGGTTCTGGAAAGTGTGGTACAAAATGAAGATACCATCCGCAAGCCAGGCCTGACCAAGGGGCAAATGGAAGTAAGCCTGCTGTTTAAAGACAAAGGTGAGCTGGAAGCCACCTCTTCAACCAACTTCCTGACCGGATATTACGAAACTTCTCAGGACAACGAAATTCAGCTGGGCGGCGGCGGTACCGAGCGGGCCGAAACTTCCTGGGGCGACCTTTTTGTAAATGCCCTACCTGCTGTAAACCAGTACGATCTGTCTGCCGAGAAACTGGTTTTATATTATGAAAACAACAATGCGCTGATTTTTAACAAAGCACGTTTACGATAGCGGGAAGTCAATTTTCAGCCAGTACAAGTCAAATGCAATGAGGTGAATGGTGCTGTTTTATTGTACCATTGCAATCATCAATTACCCTGGCCGCAGCCCGGATCTAATTTGCGCGTAAATGAAATACAGCATGAACCTCCTGCTTTGGGGGAACCAGATTGACGACACTCTTTTTCCTACCCTTGAACTGATCAAAGAAATTGGATTTGACGGCGTAGAGGTACCCATTTTTAATACCAATCCCGAACACTGGTTCAGCTTCCGGAAAAAGCTGGATGATCTGGGCCTGCAATGTGAAACAGACACGATATGTGGCCCGGATACGCACCTGATCAGTCCTGATCCTGCCATGCGCCGAAGCACGATCGATCACCTGAAGAAAGTGCTCGATTGCTCCCTGGTACTGGGTGCCACACGGCTGATGGGTCCCTTCCACTCTGCGCTCGGGGTTTTTACCGGCAGTCCGGCAACGCAGGAAGAGTGGCAGTGGGGCATTGAAGGCATCCGCGAAGTGGCCGACTATGCCGAGTCGCTGGATATTACGCTGGGCCTCGAATACCTCAATCGGTTTGAGCTGTACCTGACAAGCTGCGGCGATGAACTGATCCGGTTTGTAGACGAGGTAAACCATCCCGCCTGCAAGATCATGTTTGATACATTTCATGCCAATATTGAAGAAAAGAACATTGGCGATACGATCCGCAAGGCAGGCGACCGCATCTCATTTATCCAGCTTTCCGAAAACGACCGCTCTACGCCGGGCAAGGGAAATGTGGATTGGGAAGGTATTTTTAAAGCGATCAAAGACATCCGGTACGATGGCTGGCTGAGCATTGAGGCATTCAGCCCCAAGCTGCCGGTAGCCAATATATGGCGTAAAATGTTTGATTCCGAAGAGCAGCTTATGCGTGACGGACTGGCATTTATCAAAGGAAACACCCTGCATTAGCAGGAACCATAAAACATTCGGAAGCCGGCTTCATGCCGGCTTTTTTGTTTATCACCCTTTAAGTTCTTTTCACTTTCTGAAGAGATCATGCTGTTTTTCTAAGGAAATAGCATTGTTCTCCATCTTTCCAAATATGTCTATTTGGCATTAGTCTAAATAGGACTAGATTTGTCCCAACATATTCTTTTCCTGTTTCGGTATAATGAAGCACTGTCTACTACTTCTCCTTCTTCTTTCTGCATTTTCGGGTTTTGCACAAACGGGCGTGATTAAAGGTCAGGTCAAAACCGGGGCCGGCACGCCTGTCGAGTTTGTAAACCTGGTTTTAAAAGGCACAGGCAAAGGTACTGTCACTTCGGTGTCCGGGGATTTTGAGCTTACAGGCATTCAGCCGGGCACGTACCAGCTTGTGGGTACAGGGCTTGGGTTCAGACGTATAGATAAAAGTGTTACTCTCGCATCCGGTGAAAACGTTACAGTGGAACTGACCGCCCTGGAAGACTCACAGGAGCTTCAAACCGTGGAAATAACAGGAAGGCGGGAGACTACTTACAAAAATGACCTTTCATTCATTGCCAGCAAAACAGCTACGCCGGTACGCGAGGTACCGCAGGCAATCAGCTACATCACCAAGGAAGTGATGCGCGACCAGGGGACTTTCCTGATGGGCGATGCAGTAAAAAATATGAGTGGCGTCAACCAGTTTACCTTTTACGACGACCTCACAATACGTGGCTTTCGCATGAATGGGGGCAGTACAACACAGCTGGTCAATGGACTGCGTACGTTTTCGGGTTTCTGGAAGCAGCCGCCGGTCAATTACCTGGAAAGAGTGGAGGTGATTAAAGGTGCAGCCTCCGCATTGTACGGCAATACTTCGCCGGGCGGGACTATCAACCGGGTCACCAAGAAGCCACTGACCACGCCACAGAAATCACTGACATTTTCGACGGGCAGCTTCAATACGCTCCGCATGCTGGCCGACTTTACAGGTCCAATGAATGATAAGGAAACTTTATTGTACAGGATCAATGTGGGCTACAACAATGCGCAGAGCTTCCGCAACCTGCAATTTGACAAAAACATTATCGTAGCACCCTCGGTGTCCTTCCTGCCGACTACCAAAACCCGCATCAACTTTGACATGGTGTACAGCCGCTCCAACAGCCGCCTCGACCGCGGACAGTCGGTGAAAGGCAATGACCTGTATTCGAGCTCTATCAAGACTTCGTTGAATGCGGTCAATGATTATCTGAATGAAGAAACTTACCTGATCACGACTTCGCTCAACCATCAGTTTACCCAAAACACCTCCTTCAACCTGGCCTACCTGCGCACCGGCTACTCCGAAGATCTTCTCGAACACCGCAGCAGCAATGTCAATGGCGTGGACTCGGCGGGAGCACCCATTGAAAACCTGGTGGCCCGGCAGGTTTTTGTGCGCAAAACCAAGTCGTTTATGGATAATGTTTCGCTCTTTTTTAACCACAATTTCAACACGGGTATTGCCGAGCACAAGCTGGTGGCAGGATACGATTTCATCCAGTCCGAAACGCCCAAAGGCTCAGGACAACAAACCGCGAGCGGGTACCTGCTCAAAGCCGGAGGAGCGGCGGCCTACAATGCCAAAACGCCCGAAAAATATGTTTTTTACAACTATACAGAAAATGGCGTAACCCGCAGCATCCCCAGACCGAACATCTCGCACTATGACCTGACTTTGCAAAACAACAACCTGGAAGATCCGACCAAGTACACTTACAATGTTACTGCCAATGCCGCAACTACGCCGGTACAGTACCAGCTGCACGGGTTGTATTTACAGGAACAGGTAAAGATCAACAGGCTGCATGTGCTGCTCGGGCTGCGTTACGATACGTACATTGATAAGAAAAACTACACCAAAACGGATGAAACCAATGTGGTGCAGCACGCATTTCTCCCGAGGATCGGGGCTGTGTACTCCGTCAACAGCCACATCAACCTATACGGAACTTACACCAAAGGATACAATCCGCAGGATGCGACCGTGCAAAGCGATCCACTTTCAGGCGGGCCTTTTGACCCGATCCGGAGCAGTCTGGCAGAGGCTGGCCTGAAAACCGAGTGGCTCGACAGCCGGCTGACTGCCAACCTGTCGTACTATCAGATCAGGCAAACCAATACGCTGTATTCGGCCAATGCAGCCGACAACCCGAACCTTATGCAGCAGATCGGTGAAGAGCAGTCGAAGGGTGTGGAAGTGGATGTTACCGGCAACATCCTGCCCAACTGGAATATCATAGCAACATACAGCCATAACGAAGCCAAAATCACCGATGCCGGAACCCGCGCTGCCGACCAGGTGCTTGTCAATCTGCAGAAACCCAATGCCCCGAAAAATCAGGGAAGCCTGTGGACCAAATACACCTTCACCCTGCCGGCCCTGCGCGGACTCGGGCTGGGTTTGGGAGGAAACTTTGTGACAGAACGCAACCTGTCTATCAACTCTGCACAAACGATCCCTGGCTATACCCTGCTAAATGGGGCTGTGTATTATAAAATCGACAAGTTTCAGTTTCAGGTCAACCTGAACAACCTGACCAACAAGACGTATTGGGTAGGCGGCTATGACTATCTGCGGCTGTTCCCGGGCTCGCCGCGCAACTTTATGGTGACTGTTTCCTATACCTTTTAACCACTGCATGCAAACTCCTGAACCGTGAAAAACATACTGAAACAAATTGCTGCGCAACTGCATTTATGGCTGGGGATGATCTCCGGCCTTGTGGTTTTTGTGGTGGCCCTGACGGGCTGCCTGCTTGTGTTTGAAGAGGAGCTGGAACCGGTGCTTTATCCCGACTTCCATCTGGTGGAGGCGCATGCAACCGAGAGAAGACTGCCTCTGGACCACCTGGCAGGTATTGTTTCGTATAAATATCCCGAGCAGCAAATCCAGCGGATTACGATGGAGCAGGAGCGCGACAGGACGATTGTTTTTAATCTTAAAACAAAGGAAAAAGAGGGCTTCTCCGTGGCGATCGACCCA harbors:
- a CDS encoding sugar phosphate isomerase/epimerase family protein translates to MNLLLWGNQIDDTLFPTLELIKEIGFDGVEVPIFNTNPEHWFSFRKKLDDLGLQCETDTICGPDTHLISPDPAMRRSTIDHLKKVLDCSLVLGATRLMGPFHSALGVFTGSPATQEEWQWGIEGIREVADYAESLDITLGLEYLNRFELYLTSCGDELIRFVDEVNHPACKIMFDTFHANIEEKNIGDTIRKAGDRISFIQLSENDRSTPGKGNVDWEGIFKAIKDIRYDGWLSIEAFSPKLPVANIWRKMFDSEEQLMRDGLAFIKGNTLH
- a CDS encoding TonB-dependent receptor, whose protein sequence is MKHCLLLLLLLSAFSGFAQTGVIKGQVKTGAGTPVEFVNLVLKGTGKGTVTSVSGDFELTGIQPGTYQLVGTGLGFRRIDKSVTLASGENVTVELTALEDSQELQTVEITGRRETTYKNDLSFIASKTATPVREVPQAISYITKEVMRDQGTFLMGDAVKNMSGVNQFTFYDDLTIRGFRMNGGSTTQLVNGLRTFSGFWKQPPVNYLERVEVIKGAASALYGNTSPGGTINRVTKKPLTTPQKSLTFSTGSFNTLRMLADFTGPMNDKETLLYRINVGYNNAQSFRNLQFDKNIIVAPSVSFLPTTKTRINFDMVYSRSNSRLDRGQSVKGNDLYSSSIKTSLNAVNDYLNEETYLITTSLNHQFTQNTSFNLAYLRTGYSEDLLEHRSSNVNGVDSAGAPIENLVARQVFVRKTKSFMDNVSLFFNHNFNTGIAEHKLVAGYDFIQSETPKGSGQQTASGYLLKAGGAAAYNAKTPEKYVFYNYTENGVTRSIPRPNISHYDLTLQNNNLEDPTKYTYNVTANAATTPVQYQLHGLYLQEQVKINRLHVLLGLRYDTYIDKKNYTKTDETNVVQHAFLPRIGAVYSVNSHINLYGTYTKGYNPQDATVQSDPLSGGPFDPIRSSLAEAGLKTEWLDSRLTANLSYYQIRQTNTLYSANAADNPNLMQQIGEEQSKGVEVDVTGNILPNWNIIATYSHNEAKITDAGTRAADQVLVNLQKPNAPKNQGSLWTKYTFTLPALRGLGLGLGGNFVTERNLSINSAQTIPGYTLLNGAVYYKIDKFQFQVNLNNLTNKTYWVGGYDYLRLFPGSPRNFMVTVSYTF
- a CDS encoding Gfo/Idh/MocA family oxidoreductase, coding for MKSTDEVNQPSRRSFLKTTAGGTAGIIAASMFPAIVPASVFGKNAPSNKIQIGQIGIGRIATGHDLPEVMKNDMAHVMAVADLDKNRLVQGKAWIEKKYADKTGKADYVNVKTYDNYKELLANKEIDAVIISTPDHWHAQPAMEAAVAGKHIYMQKPTSLTIKEGRMMADMIKKKKVVFQLGSQQRSMNPWPQFKRTCELVRNGRIGKLTKVYVGLPGDPAGGNTAKMPVPENLNYDMWLGSTPEVYYTLDRVHSQTDINDRPGWLRLEQFGAGMITGWGSHHIDIAHWGMDTELTGPLEITGKAGFPAPGSGLWDVHGDFLVHATYANGVVMEIGGTNPNGIKFEGTDGWIFVSRGNVGVTASDPVAAQSSSKNEAFYASDPKILGSVIQPNEVHLYESPEQHQNWLECIRNGKQTISHAEIAQRSCTACLIAHTAMKLGKTLKWNPEKEEYIGDAEANATLSRVQRAPYGTNYVKG
- a CDS encoding AraC family transcriptional regulator, with amino-acid sequence MKAPIHKNIESQVHTVTVQELREPHFDPNWHFHPHYQLFTVMEGTGKRLIGDSIQTFGPGDTVFLGPDVPHLWRSDPAYFEAGSALGTHGIVVYFQEDFLGKDFLDKPETLSLRQLLGEAKRGIEYRGELREHIRQQLLAFTRSDGLKNIIRLLSLLDLLAHDNSSGQPISSYGYVNTYKVSETERMQKVHNYVLQHFFQEIRLGDVASLAGMTEAAFCRYFKARANKTFIDFVNEIRIGHACKLLLEDKWTIAQIAYDSGFDSLSNFNRNFKKYIGHTPREYKGNY
- a CDS encoding SDR family NAD(P)-dependent oxidoreductase, with product METNSTTHIRPAAGTTLQFPHVFSLEGKLAVVTGGGSGIGFYIAQSLAQAGARVVLTGRRESVLQEAATALGNHAQYFVNDITDLKSLPQLVEDIENTAGEIDILINNAGVNMKKHALEVTDEDFDRIIQTNLHAVFTMTRECGKKMIARGRGSIVMITSMAALYGIDRVVAYTASKSAVGGIVKALTTEFAPYNVRVNAVAPGFIETPMMLTAMNGDPSRRDKAMDRTPMGTWGKPEDVGWATAFLCSDAARFITGTTLPVDGGNSIGF
- the uxuA gene encoding mannonate dehydratase, with product MRWFGPHDPVSLMDIRQAGCTGVVSALHQIPVGDIWSVAAIRERIACIEAGNDRYTPLHWLVVESLPVHEAIKKGLPARDSYIQNYKQSLRNLAACGIKTVCYNFMPVLDWSRTALDYTLPEGHKTLRFVWEDFAIFDLYILRRPDAAGDYDTATQQAALLKLNSMTREETETLTNTILLGLPGSEEAFELAGFQALLDEYRHIGEAGLRENLYYFIHEIVPLAQELGMNLCIHPDDPPRPLLGLPRVVSTESDLMQLLKACDLPANGITFCTGSLGVRPDNDLPGMAVRLGSRIHFAHLRATKREADPRNFHEAPHLHGDADMYRVVKALVQEEQKRQLSGVATSIPMRPDHGFQMLDDLHKKTYPGYSAIGRLKGLAELRGLELAITRECSSAQMI
- a CDS encoding META domain-containing protein, producing MKRLVLPSIFLAASAGMFSCGKTTTINSNMELTGKWVLESVVQNEDTIRKPGLTKGQMEVSLLFKDKGELEATSSTNFLTGYYETSQDNEIQLGGGGTERAETSWGDLFVNALPAVNQYDLSAEKLVLYYENNNALIFNKARLR
- a CDS encoding ThuA domain-containing protein; translation: MKISIPYKLLVLLALAFSLTCAPSSFGQKIKWNKVRVLVYTKNGKGYVHDNIASSVKAIQELGQQNGFAVDSTSNPAKFTDENLKQYDALIFSNTNNDVFDTDDQRVALMRYIQAGGNFVGLHSASGTERKWRWFKNMLGGTFFWHEPGQAFSVQVLDPKNPSLAHLPATWKREKDEFYFVKEMAVNLTVLAVNDHKTIQKPEGKALDTFGTVFPSVWWHTYDGGRAFYSSLGHQKEDYEREDLRKHILGAIEWAIGPQKSRNYSKAYAKTPNDPVRTN
- a CDS encoding Uma2 family endonuclease produces the protein MEAVIDKVLYTPEEYFTYCETHEGQFEFVNGEIFEMSGETITANQIAGNIHFYMRGLLQNGSYLFMQNAVKLRVEEEKVFRIPDFFIAKKSGNQHKFATEPLLIVEVVSESSAKMDKTTKLNEYRTIQSLQYYLIVEQETCLVEAYIREGNRWYVEFYDQIDQVILLPYFKAELPVSKIYADVDF